One Leishmania major strain Friedlin complete genome, chromosome 29 DNA segment encodes these proteins:
- a CDS encoding putative lipase domain protein (previous protein_id=AAZ09584.1) translates to MPSVSLRSGDAAANLASTQSPFAGRPNAFFSSHGSAEGSGDGRRLARESAPPPPQQQQQQRAPKPSAPISKGEFVQKARERADASAKARGSRPSRRECQPEEKSCKRRKQQSDKEHRQEVALRQSSAHRRRVIPTAPHRQIFLVGDYYCGAGVLGAQEHESFHAAYSSGGGGGFGNARGVDGGMTYAGASTTVLSNRAATGMSAPKGMSLHASPPVPSGVQPFSNSLGIRNMQTDSPSHSPMAQSSTNTAAFANSHCSHRKRRGPKKLRVMQRFYEPVELQVESISAFAMRLTLVLWHACLIAALVVEVIPKVQWSMVNICGPAYGVDLRRMDKWTSPCVTSPPTVAANGTLTTPAPVSLRWGGLNLTHQHSSMVRYRRVAFSLPPPTDQASIVQVYNVVAESRISGNGVERVSKYPLSIRCDRTKTRCDVARVPELLLGNTPTFAGEFSFTLTLVPESLAAGAAGGSVGIAYQRSAYTVATILWRYTLMVFSLIHTLRFVAYCKYTSTLYEQSWTLVLQVALLWYMNPLFALNIASWPLSSMLAFMEYRIPTYFMAVSIAYMLSVMTASMMWARPLEAKLNDGAFAKLKAFLARSRNVCDPPMWTKILIFVYMLSICVLDIVDAGVNKYMWQLTSNSEVRFKRLYWFVIILQIAGGLVCLLLLFYLRSYLGKKPYLESRPQQLACRVFLMVFLSAIAYCVIHCLVFFLLYNRGYPALASQQPLLQLPMLMVASFFVNIMTLVYTSQSRDENVPVNPRDPRWKHMVWPDTWYRWLARHGGSQYIFATEQEETRFYRLQFQFRRRQYMAKQKRLQSSGGAVARFVPTLAGSTATATLWERAQNAMPSDLFSSMRELQGDGCRATSSLQRDGSALMSWRTDVCASPQPSRLVSTTDTDDDADDGDSQRDEEPPIVRDNGRGAISPVRCDDPSGAPEARRASHPAIKSSPSRRFDGDSGAGAATTTLDMQSSGLWRSHSHVDSNGLMPVSVAARYIINMDRFSTYFLADGDGAAGGDGGVAESYAGVRRDRSLAGDAYAIEGPARWRSRMRQNASAARGLDGRDGSAACCRLSQRQAALSENALAHTYTGFDHHRGRALSLAPLKLAGWCQHHARSRSDGNALTSSWGDADAESARRSCKTASRHGTPPLAPQSRYRDPSAGADVPGDTEIPIAAFARALQAAAATSAEASISVMPHTKVDEEWHKDDKRRLGESEVASSTNKDTFVRQRDPLPCATLPMQAPTADASDANDGGNLKGMPLVRKDDPPTAACISPLLTTDVSCVAPASDGVNADAQQVSVRDGTGSHLRISRSRDGDALSDLSLRTSGDSDDVSSSDRARGRTRSLMRTLVLARERLGALIGTAERNLLERPVRGLERLETHIFDAAYRPFQAMQYLPFFNLETSIDCFNISWEAYGVEESTGGQAIETSIQMTPQSGPRAVANAIKNRLCGCCPAEEDTGGDDAEDDSESEAEQTVAAAREVAGPIVGATDGTAAVPSAIGDARTGQEMHLSTTPSTRNSDTVIVYIRSDDASGGAAALLPASTPALAGKRPPSRSALSPTETESGVPAPTAAATAVPDSAVLPINVEKYGFVRLLVAEAREVQMLMVKMDTSAREHKGKAPRVIIGFRGTANMSNAKYDMNIHRVVWREMEKTADREAANAAGEEMSELASTFDDGSTTAAQHLGCASCIHSCMRKTSWRPTCHAGFLTIWKTLKPTVLSRLRDVLWGDRGTVYRIFTTGHSLGGALASLCAYSITYMLRRMDYPIADVTVYTYGQPRMGNRAFQRIYNKAVPRTFRVVNESDVVVNMFIFGGYHVGIEVDVDRNGNFIVKPTAIEKLFPPTKGRGLMVVNHLMTSYGISLNAIASRTLCPARGLDFYLTADPEKVEAKTVKMEAIHAAPSSSRESRRQDVCREREREARTGDSKGGSAAR, encoded by the coding sequence ATGCCCTCCGTAAGCCTGCGCAgtggcgatgctgcagcaAATTTAGCATCAACGCAGTCACCCTTCGCAGGGAGACCAAATGCCTTTTTCTCCTCTcacggcagcgctgagggcagcggcgatggcaggCGATTAGCTCGCgagtcggcgccgccgccgccgcagcagcagcagcagcaacgcgcacCGAAGCCCTCCGCACCGATCTCAAAGGGCGAATTCGTGCAGAAGGCGCGGGAGAGGGCGGACGCGTCCGCCAAGGCGCGCGGCAGCCGTCCGTCTCGGAGGGAGTGTCAGCCCGAGGAAAAGTCTTGCAAGCGCCGGAAACAGCAGTCGGACAAGGAGCACAGGCAGGAGGTGGCACTGCGGCAATCATCggcgcatcgccgtcgcgtCATCCCGAccgcgccgcaccggcagATTTTCCTCGTTGGCGACTACTACTGCGGCGCAGGTGTGCTTGGCGCGCAGGAGCACGAGAGCTTCCACGCTGCGTActcgagcggcggcggcggcggctttgGTAATGCCCGCGGCGTTGATGGAGGGATGACGTATGCAGGTGCTTCGACCACGGTGCTGTCCAaccgcgccgccaccggcatGTCTGCCCCGAAAGGCATGTCGCTTCACGCCTCCCCTCCTGTCCCATCCGGCGTCCAGCCCTTCAGCAACTCCTTGGGCATTCGCAACATGCAGACGGACTCGCCATCGCACAGTCCAATGGCGCAGTCGTCCACTAACACTGCTGCTTTTGCAAACTCCCATTGCAGCCATCGCAAGCGCAGGGGCCCCAAGAAGCTGCGTGTGATGCAGCGCTTCTACGAGCCGGTGGAGCTGCAGGTGGAGTCCATCTCAGCCTTCGCGATGCGGCTCACTCTTGTGCTGTGGCACGCGTGCCTTATCGCAGCTCTCGTCGTCGAAGTCATTCCGAAGGTGCAATGGTCGATGGTAAACATCTGTGGCCCAGCTTACGGCGTAGATCTGCGGCGCATGGACAAGTGGACGAGCCCCTGCGTGACCTCTCCGCCGACTGTAGCGGCTAACGGCACCCTCACGACACCAGCACCGGTGTCGCTTAGGTGGGGCGGCTTGAACTTGACCCATCAGCATAGCAGCATGGTGCGCTACCGGCGCGTGGCCTTTAGTCTACCTCCGCCAACTGACCAGGCAAGTATAGTGCAGGTGTACAACGTCGTCGCCGAGAGTCGCATATCGGGCAACGGAGTGGAGCGGGTCTCGAAGTACCCCTTGTCGATTCGCTGCGACAGGACGAAGACTCGGTGTGAtgtggcgcgtgtgccggAGCTCTTGCTTGGCAACACGCCCACGTTTGCGGGCGAGTTCAGCTTCACCCTGACCTTGGTGCCGGAATCGCTGGCGGCCGGGGCGGCCGGTGGCTCCGTCGGCATTGCCTATCAACGCTCTGCCTACACGGTTGCCACGATTCTGTGGCGCTACACGCTGATGGTCTTTTCCCTGATTCACACGCTACGATTTGTCGCGTACTGCAAGTACACGAGCACCCTGTACGAGCAGAGCTGGACGCTTGTCCTTcaggtggcgctgctgtggtaCATGAACCCGCTGTTCGCGCTGAACATCGCGAGCTGGCCCTTATCCTCCATGCTAGCCTTCATGGAGTACCGCATCCCCACCTACTTCATGGCGGTGTCGATTGCATACATGCTCTCCGTCATGACCGCCTCGATGATGTGGGCCCGCCCCCTCGAAGCGAAGCTGAACGACGGTGCTTTCGCCAAGCTGAAGGCCTTCCTCGCGCGAAGCCGAAACGTGTGCGACCCACCCATGTGGACCAAGATCCTTATCTTTGTCTACATGCTCAGCATCTGTGTGCTGGACATCGTGGATGCGGGCGTGAACAAGTACATGTGGCAGCTCACCTCCAACAGCGAGGTGCGGTTCAAGCGGCTCTACTGGTTCGTCATAATCCTGCAGATTGCTGGCGGTCTCGTCTGCCTGTTGCTACTCTTCTACCTACGCAGCTACCTCGGGAAAAAGCCGTACTTGGAAAGCCGTCCGCAGCAGCTTGCCTGTCGCGTGTTCTTGATGGTCTTCCTGTCCGCCATTGCTTACTGCGTGATTCACTgtctcgttttctttttgctcTACAACCGCGGCTACCCGGCGCTGgcctcgcagcagccgttGCTGCAGCTTCCGATGCTGATGGTAGCGAGCTTCTTTGTGAATATCATGACGCTCGTCTACACCTCACAGAGCCGCGACGAGAACGTACCCGTCAACCCGAGGGACCCGCGTTGGAAACACATGGTGTGGCCCGACACGTGGTATCGCTGGTTGgcgcggcacggcggcagccagTACATCTTTGCCACAGAGCAGGAGGAGACGCGGTTTTACCGTCTTCAGTTTCAATTTCGACGGCGGCAGTACATGGCGAAGCAGAAACGGCTTCAGAGCTCGGGCGGAGCAGTGGCGAGATTCGTACCCACTTTGGCCggctccaccgccaccgccacgctgTGGGAGCGCGCGCAGAACGCAATGCCATCCGACCTGTTCTCCTCCATGCGTGAACTGCAGGGTGACGGCTGCCGTGCGACGagctcgctgcagcgcgacggcagcgctcTCATGTCGTGGCGCACCGACGTAtgcgcgtcgccgcagccgagCCGCCTGGTGAGCACAACAGACacggacgacgacgccgatgacggcgaCAGCCAGCGCGATGAGGAGCCACCGATTGTGCGGGACAACGGCCGTGGCGCCATCAGCCCCGTGCGCTGCGATGATCCTTCGGGTGCGCCGGAGGCACGAAGAGCAAGCCACCCGGCCATCAAGTCGAGCCCGTCGCGACGCTTCGACGGTGACagtggcgctggtgctgcgacCACCACACTCGACATGCAGAGCAGTGGCTTGTGGCGCAGCCATAGCCATGTGGACTCGAATGGCTTGATGCCGGTGAGCGTAGCGGCACGCTACATCATCAACATGGATCGCTTTAGCACCTACTTTCTAgcggacggcgacggcgccgctggtggtGACGGAGGCGTTGCGGAGTCGTACGCCGGCGTCAGGCGCGATAGGTCATTGGCAGGAGACGCGTACGCTATTGAAGGCCCCGCGCGATGGCGGTCCCGGATGCGGCAGAACGCATCTGCCGCGCGAGGTCTTGACGGCAGAGACGGCAGTGCTGCATGTTGTAGGCTCTCGCAGCGTCAGGCAGCATTGTCGGAGAACGCCTtggcgcacacgtacactGGTTTTGACCACCACAGGGGCCGTGCTTTGTCACTGGCGCCGTTGAAGCTCGCTGGCTGGTGTCAGCACCACGCACGCTCCCGCTCGGATGGGAACGCTCTCACTAGCTCGTGGGGGGATGCGGACGCGGAGTCCgccaggcgcagctgcaagACAGCCTCACGGCATGGCACACCTCCACTGGCGCCGCAGTCACGCTACCGAGATCCCTCCGCCGGTGCAGACGTGCCAGGGGACACCGAGATACCCATAGCAGCGTTCGCGAGAGCGTTgcaggcggcagctgcgacgtCGGCGGAGGCTTCCATCTCGGTGATGCCGCACACCAAGGTAGACGAGGAGTGGCACAAAGATGACAAGCGGCGACTAGGCGAAAGCGAAGTCGCCTCAAGCACCAACAAGGACACCTtcgtgcgccagcgcgatCCTCTGCCTTGCGCGACGCTTCCGATGCAGGCGCCGACTGCAGACGCATCCGATGCCAACGATGGGGGCAATCTCAAAGGGATGCCGCTTGTGAGGAAGGATGACCCTCCCACTGCGGCGTGCATTTCACCACTGTTGACGACAGACGTGTCTTGCGTTGCGCCAGCGAGCGACGGTGTTAATGCCGATGCGCAACAGGTCTCTGTACGTGACGGCACAGGAAGTCATCTGCGCATATCGCGCTCCAgagacggcgacgcgctATCCGACCTCTCTTTGCGCACCTCGGGCGACAGCGATGatgtcagcagcagcgaccgcgCGCGTGGCCGCACTCGCTCTTTGATGCGTACTCTGGTTCTGGCGCGGGAGCGCTTGGGAGCGCTGATTGGGACGGCGGAGCGGAACCTGCTGGAGCGGCCGGTTCGCGGATTGGAGCGGCTCGAGACGCACATCTTCGACGCAGCATATCGGCCTTTTCAGGCAATGCAGTACCTGCCCTTTTTCAACCTTGAGACTTCCATCGACTGCTTTAATATCTCCTGGGAGGCCTAcggtgtggaggagagcacCGGCGGCCAGGCGATCGAGACGAGCATTCAGATGACGCCGCAGAGCGGTCCTCGCGCTGTGGCCAACGCTATCAAGAATCGgctctgcggctgctgcccagCGGAGGAAGACAcgggcggcgacgacgccgaagATGACAGCGAAagcgaggcggagcagaCAGTCGCGGCCGCGCGGGAAGTCGCTGGCCCAATTGTCGGCGCTACCGACGGGACTGCAGCAGTCCCGTCTGCCATCGGCGACGCTCGCACGGGGCAGGAGATGCATCTGTCCACCACGCCGTCCACGCGTAACTCGGACACGGTCATTGTGTATATACGCAGCGACGatgccagcggcggcgcagccgcgtTGCTGCCAGCCTCCACGCCTGCACTCGCCGGTAAGCGTCCGCCCAGCCGTTCCGCCTTGTCACCCACTGAGACTGAATCGGgggtgccggcgccgacggcagccgcaACCGCCGTCCCCGActcagcggtgctgcccatCAACGTCGAAAAGTACGGCTTTGTGCGGCTactggtggcggaggcgagggaAGTGCAGATGCTCATGGTGAAGATGGATACGAGTGCTCGTGAACACAAGGGCAAGGCACCGCGCGTCATCATCGGCTTCCGCGGGACTGCGAACATGAGCAACGCCAAGTACGACATGAACATTCACCGGGTCGTGTGGCGggagatggagaagacgGCGGATAGGGAGGCAGCGAATGCGGCGGGCGAAGAGATGTCCGAGTTGGCGAGCACCTTTGACGATGGCAGCAccacagctgcgcagcacctcggctGTGCGTCGTGCATCCATTCGTGCATGCGCAAGACGTCGTGGCGGCCAACCTGTCACGCCGGGTTTCTTACCATCTGGAAGACGCTGAAACCGACAGTGCtgtcgcggctgcgcgacgtCCTGTGGGGTGACCGCGGCACCGTCTACCGCATCTTTACGACTGGCCACAGCCTCGGCGGCGCCCTGGCGTCCCTCTGCGCGTATAGCATCACCTACATGCTGAGGCGCATGGACTACCCCATCGCCGACGTGACCGTCTACACGTACGGCCAGCCACGCATGGGCAATCGAGCGTTCCAGCGCATTTACAACAAGGCCGTTCCGCGCACATTCCGCGTTGTGAATGAGAGCGACGTTGTCGTGAACATGTTCATCTTTGGCGGCTACCACGTCGGCATCGAGGTGGACGTGGACCGCAATGGCAACTTCATTGTGAAGCCGACAGCGATTGAGAAACTGTTTCCGCCGACGAAGGGGCGGGGGCTGATGGTGGTCAACCACCTCATGACCAGCTACGGGATTTCGCTGAATGCGATCGCCTCTCGGACCCTATGCCCGGCGCGCGGGCTTGACTTTTACTTGACCGCCGACCCCGAAAAGGTAGAGGCCAAGACGGTGAAGATGGAGGCAATccacgcggcgccgtcgtcgagcCGAGAATCAAGGCGACAGGACgtgtgcagagagagggagagagaggcccGAACTGGCGATAGCAAGGGGGGGAGCGCGGCCCGGTGA
- a CDS encoding conserved hypothetical protein (previous protein_id=AAZ09586.1), translating into MAGAAWASLGSEFKSVAEDKFLKPIPDQFLTPRATTDIQPAEELLSKLVEENAERYKGIDVRDPSSMAIYEGERPRWMTMGGQVRAVSEFISGHLCHHISLSEWKDLFDLEYAEMDLTYWLYVLHVHLVSRRATSIPIEKFNRRREVLEELLVTMFDGWAATSEDIMGRPPLNKIKYYIRDMYYVTAVNFEEALLHDGPGADMMLMGFLMKFCPLPRPEDVPMFTYYTLVHYVRFHTALFDRIPDEEFAKGNFNFLSPTDPLIFSKYSDIAYDEVIRGWAVEEGEDGAGEAAPAHS; encoded by the coding sequence ATGGCGGGGGCGGCGTGGGCCAGCCTGGGCAGCGAGTTCAAGAGTGTTGCGGAGGACAAGTTTTTGAAGCCCATTCCGGACCAATTCCTGACGCCGCGGGCCACGACCGACATCCAGcccgccgaggagctgctgtcAAAGCTGGTGGAAGAGAACGCGGAGCGGTACAAGGGCATCGACGTTCGAGACCCATCCTCGATGGCCATCTACGAGGGCGAGCGGCCGCGGTGGATGACGATGGGCGGTCAAGTGCGTGCTGTATCAGAGTTCATCTCTGGCCACCTATGCCACCACATCTCGCTCTCTGAGTGGAAGGATCTGTTCGACCTAGAGTACGCGGAGATGGACCTGACGTACTGGCTGTACGTGCTGCATGTGCACCTCGTCAGCCGCCGCGCGACAAGCATCCCGATCGAGAAGTtcaaccgccgccgcgaagtgctggaggagctgctggtgACTATGTTTGATGGCTGGGCGGCTACGTCCGAGGACATCATGGGCCGTCCGCCACTGAACAAGATTAAGTACTACATCCGCGACATGTACTACGTGACGGCAGTTAACTTCGAGGAGGCGCTGTTGCACGACGGGCCAGGGGCGGATATGATGCTGATGGGGTTTCTAATGAAGTTCTGCCCGCTTCCGCGGCCGGAGGATGTGCCGATGTTCACGTACTACACTCTTGTCCATTACGTCCGCTTTCACACAGCCCTCTTCGACCGCATTCCGGATGAGGAGTTTGCCAAGGGGAACTTCAACTTCTTGAGCCCGACCGACCCGCTCATCTTCAGCAAGTACAGCGATATCGCGTACGACGAGGTTATTCGCGGCTGggctgtggaggagggggaggacggtgCCGGTGAAGCGGCACCGGCTCACTCGTAG
- a CDS encoding putative serine peptidase (previous protein_id=AAZ09583.1) translates to MTTQQPEWTQAASDLMARMAALARKKANGYLDPVHLAYVMFEDENSLASRVVRKLGAASVKDGLEARVDAIPTQMPAPTQPRPNSDMMRVMNTAEQERAALGDTLMAADHFLLALHESKEVGRILDAAGAGKKAIRATLLEMRKGKKITSDFQDDNYESLNKYAVDLCKQAEDGKLDPVIGRADEILRTIRVLSRRTKNNPVLIGEPGVGKTAIVEGIAQQVVRGDVPDTLSGIRIFSLDMGALIAGAKYRGEFEERLKAVLNEVKESDNKIILFIDEIHLVLGAGKSDGAMDAANLLKPLLARGELRTIGATTLEEYRQYVEKDAAFERRFMPVQVHEPSVEECTSILRGLKDRYEQHHGVQITDKAVVVAAQLAGRYITNRFLPDKAIDLIDEACANVRVTLSSRPAEIDALERKKRQLEIEERALQRDKDASAKERLKAVKAEIQKVEEKLGPLLAKYEQERGRIDELQATQAKLDEKKVKLERAERMRDMETAADLKYNVIPILQDRIRSLKEAIEKQKATMLQGTVTETDIATVVSRWTNIPVTKLSQTERERLLHLADQLHLRVKGQDEAVSRVAEAILRSRAGLARSDRPTGSFLFLGPTGVGKTELSKAVASELFDDAKYMVRLDMSEYMEQHSVARLIGAPPGYVGHEEGGQLTEPVRRRPYTVVLLDEVEKAHPNVFNVLLQVLDDGRLTDSHGRTVDFCNTIIIMTSNLGAQYLQNMDTSPKAYEVAQAQVMGEVRKFFRPEFINRLDDIILFRSLGLKEMTGIIDLITEELNGRLKDQSIRVSLTEEAKQYVLESAFDADMGARPLRRWVEKNITTELSRMIISQELSPNSTVKVTLSSNHKKLSFSVKRTAAQT, encoded by the coding sequence ATGacgacgcagcagccagaATGGACGCAGGCGGCGTCGGACTTGATGGCTCGCATGGCGGCACTGGCACGCAAGAAGGCAAACGGCTACCTCGACCCCGTGCATCTCGCCTACGTCATGTTTGAAGATGAAAACAGTCTTGCTTCTCGTGTCGTGCGCAAACTCGGTGCCGCCTCAGTCAAGGACGGACTGGAGGCGCGTGTCGACGCGATTCCCACGCAGATGCCTGCGCccacgcagccgcggcccAACTCGGACATGATGCGTGTCATGAAcacggcggagcaggagcgtGCTGCCCTCGGTGACACCCTCATGGCCGCTGACCACTTCCTCCTGGCCCTGCACGAGAGCAAGGAGGTTGGAAGAATCCTGGATGCTGCAGGGGCTGGAAAGAAGGCGATTCGCGCCACGCTGCTCGAGATGCGCAAGGGGAAAAAGATAACCTCCGACTTCCAAGACGACAACTACGAGTCGCTGAACAAGTACGCAGTTGATCTCTGCAAGCAGGCGGAGGACGGAAAGCTGGACCCGGTTATTGGTCGCGCAGACGAGATTCTGCGCACTATCCGCGTGCTGTCACGCCGCACCAAGAACAACCCGGTGCTTATCGGGGAGCCTGGAGTGGGTAAGACCGCGATTGTGGAGGGCattgcgcagcaggtggtgCGAGGCGACGTGCCGGACACCCTCTCCGGTATTCGCATCTTCTCACTGGACATGGGCGCGCTGATCGCCGGTGCCAAGTACCGCGGCGAGTTCGAGGAGCGCCTGAAGGCCGTGCTGAATGAGGTGAAGGAAAGCGACAATAAGATCATCCTCTTCATTGACGAGATCCACCTCGTGCTCGGCGCCGGCAAGTCCGACGGCGCGATGGACGCCGCGAATCTGCTGAAGCCGCTGCTGGCCCGTGGCGAGCTGCGCACGATCGGTGCCACAACGCTCGAGGAGTACCGCCAGTACGTGGAGAAGGACGCCGCCTTCGAGCGCCGCTTCATGCCAGTGCAGGTGCATGAGCCGTCAGTCGAGGAGTGCACGAGCATCCTGCGTGGTCTGAAAGACCGCTacgagcagcaccacggTGTGCAGATCACGGACAAGGCCGTTGTCGTGGCGGCGCAGTTGGCTGGCCGCTACATTACGAACCGCTTCCTGCCGGATAAGGCGATTGACCTCATTGATGAAGCGTGCGCCAACGTGCGCGTGACGCTGTCGTCGCGGCCGGCCGAAATCGACGCCCTCGAGCGCAAGAAGCGCCAGCTGGAGATCGAGGAGAGGGCACTGCAGCGCGACAAGGACGCATCGGCCAAGGAGCGGCTGAAAGCCGTGAAGGCGGAGATTcagaaggtggaggagaaaCTTGGCCCTCTACTTGCCAAGTACGAACAGGAGCGTGGCCGTATTGACGAGCTGCAGGCAACGCAGGCAAAGCTGGACGAGAAGAAGGTGAAGCTGGAGCGGGCAGAGCGGATGCGCGACATGGAGACGGCAGCAGACCTCAAATACAACGTCATCCCAATCCTCCAGGACAGGATCCGATCCCTCAAGGAGGCGATCGAGAAGCAGAAGGCGACGATGCTGCAGGGCACCGTGACCGAGACGGACATCGCCACCGTTGTGTCGCGCTGGACCAATATCCCGGTGACAAAGCTGAGCCAGACCGAACGCGAGCGCCTGTTGCACCTGGCCGaccagctgcacctccgtgTGAAGGGCCAGGATGAGGCGGTGAGCCGTGTCGCGGAGGCCATTCTGCGCTCACGTGCCGGCCTGGCCCGTTCGGACCGGCCCACCGGCTCTTTCCTGTTTCTCGGTCCCACCGGCGTGGGCAAGACAGAGCTATCCAAGGCCGTTGCCTCAGAGCTCTTCGACGACGCCAAGTACATGGTGCGACTGGACATGAGCGAGTACATGGAGCAGCACTCTGTGGCGCGGCTGATCGGCGCCCCGCCGGGGTACGTCGGCCACGAAGAAGGTGGCCAGCTGACGGAGCCggtgcgccgtcgcccatacacggtggtgctgctggatgAAGTGGAAAAGGCGCACCCGAACGTCTTCAACGtactgctgcaggtgctcgaCGACGGGCGGTTGACTGACTCGCACGGCCGAACCGTGGATTTCTGCAACACGATCATCATCATGACATCCAACTTGGGTGCGCAGTATCTGCAGAACATGGACACCTCACCGAAGGCCTACGAAGTGGCACAGGCACAGGTGATGGGCGAGGTAAGGAAGTTCTTTCGCCCGGAGTTCATCAACCGACTGGACGACATCATCCTCTTCCGCTCTCTGGGCTTAAAGGAGATGACCGGCATCATCGACCTCATCACAGAGGAGCTCAATGGCCGCCTCAAGGACCAGTCCATCCGGGTCTCCCTCACCGAAGAGGCCAAGCAGTACGTATTGGAGTCCGCCTTCGACGCGGATATGGGCGCTCGCCCGCTACGGCGCTGGGTTGAGAAGAACATTACAACAGAGCTCAGCCGCATGATCATCTCGCAAGAGCTGTCGCCGAACAGCACAGTAAAAGTGACTCTCAGCAGCAATCATAAAAAGCTCTCTTTCTCGGTGAAgcggacggcggcgcagacaTGA
- a CDS encoding conserved hypothetical protein (previous protein_id=AAZ09585.1): MAATAASTTEVKPSILQTTDALLAVPSSETVWSAWYKESEDKFLEFKSFELAPATGGPGNMSRAGSVRTLSMRQISGQFEEEVAKSWEEDWEDEDVEDTFEHIIGQISQLHATKAASK, translated from the coding sequence atggcggcgacggcagcgagcacAACCGAGGTGAAACCGTCTATTCTCCAGACGACAGACGCACTCCTCGCCGTCCCTTCGAGCGAGACCGTGTGGTCGGCGTGGTACAAGGAGTCGGAGGACAAGTTTTTGGAGTTCAAGAGCTTCGAgctggcgccggcgacgggaGGCCCAGGCAACATGTCCCGCGCCGGGTCTGTTCGCACGTTATCGATGCGGCAGATCAGCGGGCAATTTGAGGAGGAAGTGGCCAAGTCATGGGAAGAGGACTGGGAGGACGAGGATGTGGAGGACACCTTCGAGCACATCATCGGCCAGATTTCACAGCTTCACGCCACCAAGGCTGCGTCCAAGTAG